In Strix uralensis isolate ZFMK-TIS-50842 chromosome 10, bStrUra1, whole genome shotgun sequence, a single window of DNA contains:
- the BHLHE40 gene encoding class E basic helix-loop-helix protein 40 has translation MERITSAQPPPVCLGKLPALESGDVPGLDFAHMYQVYKPRRGLKRSEDNKETYKLPHRLIEKKRRDRINECIAQLKDLLPEHLKLTTLGHLEKAVVLELTLKHVKALTNLIEQQQQKIIALQNGLQAGDLSSRNLDSSQEMFRSGFQMCAKEMLQYLAKHENGKDLKSSQLVSHLHRMASEVLQGGAGRKSGDIPPKMVDLKEKPVSLAKAVEGHGKNCVPVIQRTFAHSSGEQSGSDTDTDSGYGGELEKSDSKSEQQYFKKDTELKYAVQERISSIKQETEDPPAKRSRLESPEDEGPFGSDMMGSSSSFLGPHAHQPPLCLPFYLIPPSATAYLPMLEKCWYPASVPVLYPSLPASAAALTGFMNPDKISPPLLMPQRLPSPVPAHSPIDSSALLQALKQIPPLNLETKD, from the exons ATGGAGCGGATCACCAGCGCGCAACCCCCGCCCGTCTGCCTGGGCAAGCTGCCCGCCCTGGAGAGCGGCGACGTGCCGGG GCTGGACTTCGCGCACATGTACCAAGTTTACAAGCCCAGGAGGGGGTTAAAGAGGAGCGAGGACAATAAG GAGACCTACAAGCTGCCGCACCGGCTGATCGAGAAGAAGAGGCGAGACCGGATCAACGAGTGCATCGCCCAGCTGAAGGACCTGCTGCCCGAGCACCTCAAGCTGACG ACTCTAGGTCACTTGGAGAAGGCAGTGGTTCTCGAGCTCACCTTGAAGCACGTGAAGGCGCTCACCAACCTCattgagcagcagcagcagaaaataattgctttgcagaatggttTACAAGCAG GTGACCTGTCATCAAGAAACCTTGATTCCAGCCAGGAAATGTTTCGATCCGGTTTCCAGATGTGTGCCAAGGAAATGCTGCAATACCTGGCAAAGCACGAGAATGGGAAGGACCTGAAGTCGTCCCAGCTGGTCAGCCATCTGCACCGCATGGCCTCTGAGGTGCTCCAGGGCGGAGCCGGCCGCAAGTCTGGAGACATCCCTCCTAAAATGGTGGACTTGAAAGAGAAACCCGTCTCCTTAGCCAAAGCGGTGGAGGGACACGGGAAGAACTGCGTGCCTGTGATCCAGAGGACATTTGCTCACTCCAGCGGGGAGCAGAGCGGCAGTGACACAGACACGGACAGCGGGTATGGGGGAGAGCTGGAGAAAAGTGACTCCAAATCCGAACAGCAGTATTTCAAAAAGGATACCGAACTCAAGTATGCTGTCCAGGAGAGAATAAGCTCTATTAAGCAAGAGACTGAGGACCCGCCGGCCAAAAGGAGCCGGCTGGAGTCGCCGGAGGACGAGGGCCCTTTTGGCAGCGACATGATGGGCTCTTCCAGCAGCTTCCTGGGCCCCCACGCTCACCAGCCCCCCCTGTGCTTGCCTTTCTATTTGATCCCGCCATCCGCAACAGCCTATCTGCCCATGCTGGAGAAGTGCTGGTACCCGGCGTCTGTACCCGTCTTGTACCCCAGCCTCCCCGCCTCTGCCGCAGCACTTACGGGGTTCATGAACCCCGATAAAATCTCCCCGCCTCTGCTGATGCCCCAGAGACTCCCTTCTCCCGTCCCAGCCCATTCCCCTATCGACTCCTCAGCTCTGCTTCAAGCTTTGAAGCAGATTCCTCCTTTGAACTTGGAAACCAAAGACTAA